Below is a genomic region from Culicoides brevitarsis isolate CSIRO-B50_1 chromosome 2, AGI_CSIRO_Cbre_v1, whole genome shotgun sequence.
tacacGATTCCTTGCGGGTTGGGCTTCACATTACCTGGCTGCTTGTTGGCAATTTTGTTGAAacagttttgaaaaacttcATAAAGATGCAAATGTTCATCATCGCTCGTAGCCATTTTGTTGTACTTTTACTTCGTCTCTATTGCCCCCTTATTAATGAATGAAACGCATAAAACAtctgaatgaaaaaatcgcATTTGAAGCAGTGCGAACAAAAAAGTGCTTCTGAATCACATTGGAAAGagtcctaaaataaaaatttaaaattatatgaaaatacgTTAATATCatttacgaaaatattttaaaatttgaacaaaaaattatttaataattaaaaaaataaaaataaattaaaaaaatcataaaaaaattattctaaataaaaaaaaataaaataaaaatcaattaatttacaaagaaaaaaattaaaataaattaaagaggaatgaaaaataaaatctaaattaattaaatttaaaagaaatattattttttttaacaaaaatcataaataattttttatctatataaaaatttttaaataaaaaaaaattaaattaaataaaaaattaaattaaattaaaaaaaattaattagtttaaaaaaattaaatttaaaagaataaattaaattttaaaaaaattaaattaaatttaaaaataaattaaaataacaaaaaaattaatataatttgaacaaaaataataaaaaataattctaaataaaatttaaaaaaaaaattaaaattaaatttcattatattttcatCCGAAAAGCAAACTCATCAGAGTTTCTTTTCGAGCTGTACAATTTGAGACTCACGAAATTGATTGTTCAATTTGCCATCACGTTAACTCAAGTTTCGACCAACTTTGAGAGGCATCAAATTGTGATTTCGGACAGTCGTCTGAGGCAagcgaatcaaaaaaaaaagtttaatttctttttttgggttttttggTGAAATGTTATCATTTCATAGTAGCGGAACAGTCAAGAAACTTTTACTCTGGAAAAAAGGAAATGACGATTCTGGCGTAGAAGGAAAGTGGTCTGAAAAAGCTGTCAAAAGTCTCgtgaaaaagttgaagaaaactGACTTGCTAGCAGAACTTGAAAAGGCGATTTCAACGCAAAATTCCAACACCAAATGCATCACGATTACGAGGTTTGTACTCCGTTTCACGAGTTTCTCTGATCTCAGACAGGATTTTGCAAGTCGATTGTCGCAAAATCCGAGACTTGAGTCGCACAAAAGACAATCCTTACCGGCCATATTTTCTAATGCGTATATTCTTTGTGTGAGCGATGCGATTATTTATATGCCATACTGCATATACTATTGACGATGcatatgtatatttttgtttcatatgtacctacatttatttatgtgtgtgttgttgtgcaaaattttgtatttgcaGGAATCGAACTAATGGCGAAAATGGTACTTCACATCGAAAAGGCTTGCCTCATGTAATCTATTGTCGATTATGGAGATGGCCCGATTtacaggtaaaattttaattttccttaaatttctctttgatttgaaaaaaaaaaattttttttagagtaatCAAGAATTAAAAGCATTGGAACATTGTGAATTTGCGTATCACAAAAGAAAGGACGAAATCTGCATAAATCCTTACcattacacaaaaattgaatcagaGCCTCTTACGATTTTGGTACCAAAAACATCGCCGCTTCCGGGATCAGAATATTCCTCTTCGACATATTCCTTCGACGATCTACGGAATACAATTCCTGTAAACATTTCATACAATAACTCGTTGAggtaagctttaaaaaaaatttttttttcaaaatttactttgaatttgacatgaaaaatgcaatatttttagcagtttACATTCAGACTACATGGAAGCAACATTAAGTCAATCAATTCCAAGCAACACAACATCGATGGATTCAAATAACTTGAGCATGGATAGTGTTCCAAACACAGAAACGCCTCCGCCGGGCTACGTATCGGAAGATAACGACCCAATGGATCAAAATGATAATATGAGTGAGTTGTTGGTATCctcgggaaatttttttctttgttattttttctatttcaggAGCAggatataattttgtttttaatttttaaagaaaaatatacttaaaaaatcaatttttcaggtTTAGCTCGTCTAAGTCCTTCGTCGTCGTTAGATGTTCAACCTGTCGTTTATCACGAGCCAACATTTTGGTGTTCCATCAGCTATT
It encodes:
- the LOC134829292 gene encoding mothers against decapentaplegic homolog 3 isoform X2 — its product is MLSFHSSGTVKKLLLWKKGNDDSGVEGKWSEKAVKSLVKKLKKTDLLAELEKAISTQNSNTKCITITRNRTNGENGTSHRKGLPHVIYCRLWRWPDLQSNQELKALEHCEFAYHKRKDEICINPYHYTKIESEPLTILVPKTSPLPGSEYSSSTYSFDDLRNTIPVNISYNNSLSLHSDYMEATLSQSIPSNTTSMDSNNLSMDSVPNTETPPPGYVSEDNDPMDQNDNMSLARLSPSSSLDVQPVVYHEPTFWCSISYYELSGRVGETFHASQPSITVDGFTDPSNSERFCLGLLSNVNRNEIVEQTRRHIGKGVRLYYIGGEVFAECLSDSSIFVQSPNCNQRYGWHPATVCKIPPGCNLKIFNNQEFAALLSQSVSQGFEAVYQLTRMCTIRMSFVKGWGAEYRRQTVTSTPCWIELHLNGPLQWLDRVLQQMGSPHVPCGSVS
- the LOC134829292 gene encoding mothers against decapentaplegic homolog 3 isoform X1; its protein translation is MLSFHSSGTVKKLLLWKKGNDDSGVEGKWSEKAVKSLVKKLKKTDLLAELEKAISTQNSNTKCITITRNRTNGENGTSHRKGLPHVIYCRLWRWPDLQSNQELKALEHCEFAYHKRKDEICINPYHYTKIESEPLTILVPKTSPLPGSEYSSSTYSFDDLRNTIPVNISYNNSLSSLHSDYMEATLSQSIPSNTTSMDSNNLSMDSVPNTETPPPGYVSEDNDPMDQNDNMSLARLSPSSSLDVQPVVYHEPTFWCSISYYELSGRVGETFHASQPSITVDGFTDPSNSERFCLGLLSNVNRNEIVEQTRRHIGKGVRLYYIGGEVFAECLSDSSIFVQSPNCNQRYGWHPATVCKIPPGCNLKIFNNQEFAALLSQSVSQGFEAVYQLTRMCTIRMSFVKGWGAEYRRQTVTSTPCWIELHLNGPLQWLDRVLQQMGSPHVPCGSVS